The nucleotide sequence TAAAAGCCCGCTTTGCCCGCGACAAAGACGAATCGGTGATTGCCCTAAGGGATACCAACGGCGACGGTCGGGCGGATATTATGAAGCAGTTTGGCGGGCTGGCCCGGGAACGGGCCTACGGTACGGCCATGCGGATTTATAACGGCTATCTGTATTTCAGCTCCGAACTCCAGGTCTACCGCTACAAGCTGAAACCCGGCCAGTTGGTGCCCGACAGTCCACTGGAAGTCGTTTTAACCGACGACCATCCGCATGGCATGCACGAGCACATCGCCAAACCAATCACCTTTGATAATAACGGCAACATGTTTGTGCCGTTCGGGGCGGCTTCCAACGCCTGTCAGGAAAAGAACCGCACGCCCAGCTCCGTCGGGATTGATCCCTGCCCCATGCTGGAAGATCACGGCGGTATCTGGCGGTTCGACGCCAACAAAACGGGGCAGACTCAGAAAGACGGCTACCGCTTCGCTACGGGTCTGCGCAGCGTGGTGGCGATGGACTGGAATCCGGTCGATAATAACCTGTATGCCCTGCAGCACGGGCGCGACGATCTGCTCATGCTGTGGGCGGGGGTATTTTCTCCCTGGCAGAGCGCTGTGCTGCCCGCCGAGGAATTCTTTCGGGTAACCGACGGCCTGGACGGCGGCTGGCCGTATTCATACTATGATCAAATGCAGGGCAAGAAAGTCATGAACCCGGAATACGGGGGCGACGGCAATCTGGTGGGTCGGGCCGCTGGTTATGAAAAGCCCATCATTGGGTTTCCGGGCCACTGGGCGCCTAATGATCTGCTGTTCTACCGGGGCACCGGAGCCGCAAAGGGATTCCCCGAGCATTATAAAAACGGTTCATTCATTGCTTTTCACGGCTCAACCAACCGGGCGCCCTACCCGCAGGCCGGCTTCTTTATCGGGTTTGTGCCGGCGAAAGCCGATGGTATGCCGTCA is from Spirosoma taeanense and encodes:
- a CDS encoding c-type cytochrome, which gives rise to MSRVHVKGLILSLVVFAGFVQRESRNGLPVQTDQNGGLFLPDGFEATVVVDSLPARARHMAVNDNGDIYVKARFARDKDESVIALRDTNGDGRADIMKQFGGLARERAYGTAMRIYNGYLYFSSELQVYRYKLKPGQLVPDSPLEVVLTDDHPHGMHEHIAKPITFDNNGNMFVPFGAASNACQEKNRTPSSVGIDPCPMLEDHGGIWRFDANKTGQTQKDGYRFATGLRSVVAMDWNPVDNNLYALQHGRDDLLMLWAGVFSPWQSAVLPAEEFFRVTDGLDGGWPYSYYDQMQGKKVMNPEYGGDGNLVGRAAGYEKPIIGFPGHWAPNDLLFYRGTGAAKGFPEHYKNGSFIAFHGSTNRAPYPQAGFFIGFVPAKADGMPSTNWEVFADGFAGVDPIVNVSDAVYRPMGIAMGPDGSLYVAETEKGKIWRITYTGDKKQFGTAQLAQMEKRKAMSNIRTPDKITDNLDRGRPIAGGKVYGVYCSACHQRNGLGDSQRFPPLAGSEWVLGDKKKLITVLLKGLEGPIEVKGQSYNSVMPQHSFLNDADIAEVLTHIRSNFGNTADAVTVAEVSDVRKSLDNKASVQRKTPVNRKK